One window of Kryptolebias marmoratus isolate JLee-2015 linkage group LG3, ASM164957v2, whole genome shotgun sequence genomic DNA carries:
- the cacng1a gene encoding calcium channel, voltage-dependent, gamma subunit 1a translates to MHKRTKIKIAIFVLLVGMACMFTAVVTDHWAVLSPRVETLNETCEAAHFGLWRLCKKHIYISSENYVEGHGCGPISLPGEENCTYFRHFNPGQDAEIFEYKTQKEYNISAAAISIFSLAFMILGSLCLLGSCTGKGKGRDYLLKPAGMFFAFAGICAFISLEVMRQSVKRMIESEDTIWIEYYYAWSFACACSGFILLFITGIALLILSMPQMPRNPWETCMDAEPEQVE, encoded by the exons ATGCACAAGCGTACCAAGATAAAGATTGCTATCTTTGTGTTGCTGGTGGGGATGGCGTGCATGTTTACAGCAGTGGTGACGGATCACTGGGCCGTGCTGAGCCCACGGGTGGAGACGCTCAATGAAACCTGCGAGGCAGCCCACTTTGGCTTGTGGAGGTTGTGCAAGAAGCACATCTACATCAGCTCGGAAAACTACGTGGAGGGGCACGGCTGTGGGCCAATCAGCCTGCCAGGAG agGAAAACTGCACTTACTTCAGGCACTTCAATCCAGGGCAAGATGCTGAGATATTTgaatataaaacacagaaag AGTACAACATCTCCGCTGCAGCCATCTCCATCTTCAGTCTGGCCTTCATGATCCTCGGCTCTCTGTGCTTGCTGGGGTCGTGTACTGGGAAAGGCAAAGGAAGAGACTACCTCCTCAAACCTGCGGGCATGTTCTTTGCATTTGCAG GCATCTGCGCTTTCATCTCTCTGGAGGTGATGCGTCAGTCGGTCAAGCGCATGATTGAGAGCGAGGACACCATTTGGATTGAATACTACTATGCCTGGTCCTTCGCTTGTGCCTGCAGCGGCTTCATCCTCCTGTTTATCACTGGCATCGCACTCCTCATCCTGTCCATGCCCCAGATGCCCAGGAATCCATGGGAGACTTGCATGGACGCCGAGCCGGAGCAAGTCGAGTGA